In Drosophila willistoni isolate 14030-0811.24 chromosome XR unlocalized genomic scaffold, UCI_dwil_1.1 Seg144, whole genome shotgun sequence, one DNA window encodes the following:
- the LOC6638939 gene encoding cell wall protein DAN4 gives MRFICVLFLSCVVAYASGAGTSPSTSPSTSPSTSPSTSTPSTSPATSTPTTSTPTTSTPSTSTPTTSTATTAAPASDAATTTTTASSTATTTTESTTPKKKKHVTHWKVKRHHKKNNKNKKNGHNKKKIIHRHRA, from the coding sequence ATGCGCTTCATTTGTGTCCTATTCCTTAGCTGTGTGGTGGCCTATGCTTCCGGTGCAGGCACCTCTCCGAGCACCTCCCCGAGCACCTCCCCAAGCACCTCCCCGAGCACATCCACACCAAGCACCTCGCCGGCCACCTCCACCCCAACCACCTCCACTCCAACCACTTCAACACCAAGCACTTCGACACCAACCACATCCACAGCTACCACTGCAGCTCCAGCAAGTGATGCGGCCACGACTACCACAACTGCATCATCCACAGCAACTACCACCACCGAATCGACCACAcccaagaagaagaagcacgTCACCCACTGGAAGGTTAAGCGTCATCATaagaagaacaacaagaacaagaagaaTGGTcacaacaagaagaagatAATCCACAGACACCGCGCTTAG